The Deltaproteobacteria bacterium genomic interval GCCACGCGCGCGACCAGGCCGTCGAGAACGGCTTGCCGGAGACCACGCGCGCCCACTCCCGGTAGATGTCGATGTCCGCCGCGTAGTTGAACATGTCGGTGGTCAGCCCCCCCGGCGGCCGCATGTTGACCTCGAGGGCCGTGATCCCTCCGTCCCGGTCGGCCCGGAAGAACTCGAAGTGGAAGAACCGCTCCCGGACGTCGAACGCCCGCGCGGTGCGGCGGCCCGCATCCTCCAGGTCCGGGGGGATCTCCCGGAAAGAGTGGTAGAAGACGTGGTTGTCCTCGTTGACCGTCTCCATGATCCCCTGGCTGTAGGCGTGGGCGGTGAAGAAGACGATGTTCCCGTCCCGGTCGGTCAGCCCGTCGAAGGAGAATATGCTCCCCTGGATGAACTCCTCCACGATGTAGTCCGAAGGCGGTTTCGACGCGAAGAAAGCGACGAGCCCCGCGTCGTCGCGGATCTTGAACGTCGCCGCGGCACCCACGCCCACGTCGGGCTTGGCGACCACCGGGTACCCCGTTTCGGCGGCCAGCTCCCGCGCCTCCGCGAGGGTGCGGACGACGGCGCCGCGCGCGACCAGGCCGTCGAGAACGGTTTGCCGGCTACCACGCGCGCCCACTCCCGGTAGATGTCGATGTCGGCGGCGTAGTTGAACATGTCGGTGGTCAGCCCCCCCGGCGGACGCATGTTCACCTCGAGGGCCGTGATCCCGCCGTCCCGGCCGGCGCGGAAGAACTCGAAGTGGAAGAACCGCTCCCGCACGTCGAACGCCTTCGCGGTCCGGCGTCCGGCCTCCTCGAGGTCGGCGGGGATCTCCCGGAGGGAGTAGTAGAAAACGTGGTTGTCCTCGTTGACCGTTTCCATGATCCCCTGGCTGTAGGCGTGGGCGGTGAAGAAGACGATGTTCCCGTCCCGGTCGGCCAGCCCGTCGAAGGAGAGGATGTCCCCCTGGATGAACTCCTCCACGATGTAGTCCGAAGGCGGCTTCGACGCGAAGAAGGCGGCAAGGCCCGCGTCGTCGCGGATCTTGAACGTGGCCGCGGCCCCCACGCCCACGTCGGGCTTGGCGACCACCGGGTACCCCGTCTCGGAGACCAGCCGCCGCGCCTCCTGGAGGGTTCGGACGACGGCGCCGCGGGCGACCCGGACCCCCGCGGACCGGTAGATCCCCTTCATCGCGGACTTCCGCTTTACGTCCGCGATCCGGTCCTCCCGGAGACCGTACAGGTTGAAATCCGTACGCAGCCGCGCCTCGGTCTCGAGCCAGTACTCGTTGTGCGAATCGATCCGGTCGAGCTTCCCGTGCCGGTGCGTGAAATGCCCGAGCGCGCGGAGCAGCGCGTCGTACGAGTTCATGTCGTCCACCCGGTAATATTCGGAGAGCGCGCCCCGCAGCTCCGGCCGCAGCGAATCGTACGGGGCGTCGGCCAACCCGAGGACGTTCACCCCCTCCTCCCGGAGGCCGACGCAGAACCGGTAGTAGTTCGGGGGGAAGTGCGGGGACAGGTACACGAAGTTCATCGGTTCATCGTTGCAGGCGCGGGACACCCCGTCAAGCGGGGCCCGCGGTTTGCTATCCTGCAAATGCGCCATGTACCGTGTCGTCAACCGAACGCGCGGGACGGTCCTCGGGACCCGCGTCCGGGAAGCCCGGACCTTCACGTCGCGCCTCGGGGGGCTCCTCGGATCCCGCGGACTCTCCCCCGGGGAAGGGGTGTGGATCGCACCGTGCCGCTGCGTCCACACGGTGGGGATGCGGTTCCCGATCGACGTCGCCTTCGTGGACGGGAGAGGCGCGGTGATCGGGGTGTCCGGGGCGCTCCCTCCGAACCGGATCAGCCGGTTCGTGCGCGGCGCGCGGGGCGCCCTCGAACTCCCGGCGGGCACCCTGGCGGAAACGGGGACCGGGATCGGCGACGTGCTCGCGTTCGTGGAACCCGGCCTCCCTTGACACCGGGGGCCGGCAACTGGTAGATTGACCCTTAGCACTCTCGCCTCAGGAGTGCTAAATTGCGGTAGGAGAAGACGAAAAAGGTACAACGATGGACGAACGCGCCACGCAGGTCCTTCGCTACATCGTGGAGGATTACATCGCCACCGCGGAGCCGGTAGGGTCGAGGACCATCTCGAAGAAGATGGGGCAGGCCTTGTCCCCGGCGACCATCCGGAACATCATGGCCGATCTCGAGGAGATGGGGTTCCTCGCCCAGCCGCACACCTCCGCGGGGCGTGTCCCGACGCCGGCCGGTTTCCGGTACTACATCGACCACCTTCTCATGCTGCAAAACGTCGCGAAGGGGGAAGTGGACCAGTTGAACCTCGCCGCGGGAGAGGGAAGCGCCCCCGCCGACGAGCTGGTTCGGCAGGTGAGCCGGCTGCTGGCGAACCTCACCCACCAGGCGAGCGTGGTGATCGTCTCCCGCCCCGACCAGCAGCGGCTGCGCTCGGTGAACCTGATGCGCGCGGCGGTCGACAAGATCCTCCTCGTCGCCGTCATGGAGGGCGGGTGGGTGCAGCACCGGCTGATCGAGGGGGAGGCGGACCTGACCGGCGACGAGTTGGAGAAGATCAACGCATACCTGAACGGGATCGCGGAGGGGCTCACGCTCCCGCAGCTTCGCGCCCGGATCCTCACCGAGCTCCAGAAGGAAAGGGCCCGGTACGACCGTGTGATGCGCCGGGCGCTCACCATGGGCGCGCGGGCGCTGGCCGACAGCGGCCCCGGCGAGGTGTTCGTCGAGGGGCGCGCGAACATCCTCGACCAGCCGGAGTTCGCGGAGGACGTCCAGCGGCTCAAGCGGATCCTGCGCGCCTTCGAGGAGAAGAGCGTCATCTTCCGCCTTCTCGACCGGGCGATGGACCGCCAGGCGATCCAGGTGTCGATCGGGTCGGAAAACCCGGTGGAGGATCTGGGGGACGTGTCGGTCGTCGCCTCGGGGTACCGCCAGGGGGCGTCCGCGGTCGGGAGCATCGGCCTGATCGGGCCGGTCCGAATGGACTACTCCCGCGTGATCCCGCTGGTGAAGTACACCGCGAGCCTGCTGACGACGATGTTCGGGCAGCGCTGACGGTCCGCCGGCGTTCCGGCACAACATCCACAGGAGAAGGAACGGATGGAAGACAGGGACAAGGAAATCCCGTCGGTGGCTCCGGCCCCGGAAGGGGAACCCGGGGCGGCAGGCGGAGAGTCGGCGGCGGGGCCCGCCGACACCGTTCCGGAAGGGACGGACGAGGCCACGGAGCTCAAGGTCCGGCTCGCGTATCTCGCGGCCGAATTCGACAATTTCCGGAAGCGCGCGGCGCGCGAGCGGGAAGCGCAGGCCGCGTTCGGAAACGAACGCCTCCTCGGCGCGGTCCTGCCGTTCCTGGACAACCTGGAGCGGGCGATGGGGCAGGTGGGCGCCTCGACGGAGGCGGTCCTTTCCGGAGTCCGGATGACGTACGACCAGTTCCTCGCGGAACTCCGGAAGTTCGGCCTCGAGCCGTTCTCCTCCGAGGGGGAACCGTTCGACCCGGGTCGTCACGAGGCGATCGCGCGCGTGCCGCTCGCGGGGAAAGCCGACGGGACGGTGCTCTCGGAGACCCGCAAGGGGTATCTGCTGAACGGCCGGCTGCTTCGCCCCGCCCAGGTGGCGGTGGCCGTGGCGCCGTCGGCCGAAGGGCCGGGCGGCGAATCCGACGGGCCGGAGAACTGAGTGGCCTCCCGGCGCGACTACTACGAGATCCTGGGCGTCTCCCGGGACAGCTCCCCCGAAGACATCAAGAAGGCGTACCGCCAGCAGGCGCTGCAGAACCACCCCGACCGCAACCCCGGCGACAAGTCGGCCGAGGAGCGGTTCAAGGAGGCCAACGAGGCGTATTCGATCCTTTCGGATCCCGAGAAGCGAACGCAGTACGACCGGTTCGGCCACGCGGGGCCCTCGGGCCAGGGGTTCGGGGACTTCTCGGGATTCGGCGTCGAGGACATCATCAACGACTTCTTCGGCGGCATCTTCGGCGGCGGCGGGGGGGAACGGGTCCGCAGGGGGGCCGACCTCCGGTACAACCTGACCGTCTCCTTCAACGAAGCGGTGTTCGGGGGGGAGAAGGAGATCGTCGTTCCGCGGACCGGCGCCTGCCGCGAGTGCGGCGGTACCGGGGCGCGGAAGGGGACCCGCCCGGAGCGGTGCAGCGGATGCAACGGGCGCGGCCAGGTGACCCTGCAGCAGGGGTTCTTCTCCATCCGGCGCACCTGCGGCCGGTGCGGCGGCACCGGGCAGGTGGTCAAGGACCCGTGCGGCCCGTGCGCGGGATCCGGCCACGTCCGGGAGAGCCGGACCCTGAAGGTCAAGATCCCCCCGGGCGTGGAGACCGGAACGCGCCTGAAGCTGCGCGGGGAAGGGGAAGCGGCCCCGGCGGGAGCGGGCGCCGGCGATCTGTACGTGGTCCTGACCGTCCAGGATCACCCGTTCTTCGTGCGGGAGGGGGCCGACCTTTTCTGCGAGGTTCCGATCACCTTTCCGCAGGCGGCGCTCGGCGCGTCGATCGAAGTCCCGACGCTGTCGGGAAAGAAGGATCTGGCCATCCCTCCGGGAACGCCGTCCGGGCACGACTTCGTGATGCGCGGCGAAGGGGTCGCGTCGCTGTCCACGGGAAGGCGGGGGAACCTCGTCATCCGGGTCCTCATCGAGGTCCCGAAAAAACTCACCCGTCGCCAGAGGGAGGTTCTCTCCGAGTACCAGCAGCTGTCCGAGGAGTCCCCCGGCCCGATCTCGCGCAGCTTCTTCGAAAAGGTGAAGGAGATCTTCGGTTGACGCGCCCCCGACCGGCCCGTCTCGCGGCGCTGCTCCTGCTTCCCGTTCTTCTATTCCCCCCGGCGGCGGCGTCCGCGGAACCTCCCATGCCCTTCATCGCGGGCGGGGACGCCGTCCCGGTCCCGCGGCCCGGTTCGAGGGCCGCCGCGCGCACGTCCCCGATCGTGCCGTTCCTCCAGGCGGAAGGCGATTTCTCGGCGGGCCGCCGGGAGGAGGCGCTGCGGCGGTTCCTGGACCTCGCGTACTCGGCCCCCGACGACGAGCGGAAGGGATTCGTGTGGATGCGGATCGGTGAGCTCCTGCTGGTCCGGGGGGATCTCGACAAGGCGCTGGAGGCGGCGGACAAGGCGGTGCAGCTTTCCCGCGCCCGGTACCTTTCGCTGTCGGCGGTCGACCTGAAGCTCCGGATCTACCGCCGGATGCAGTGGAACAACGAGGCGCGCCAGATGGCGGGGTACCTGCTCGACCAGAAATTCGTCGATGCGAACGTATCCGACCTCCTCTCTCTGATGGCGCGCGCCGACGCCGTCGCCGGGAAGGTCGGCAGCGCGCTCGCGCTGTACCGCCGCGCCATCGGCGCGGCGTCGGACCCCGCGACGGCGGGACGCCTCGCCGCGGAGCGGGAGTCGTTCATCGACGGAGCCTCCGACATCGGTGCCCTCCGCCAGGCGGGCGAGGCGGAGGAGGACCCGGAGGCCCGCGCCCACCTGTTCCTGGTGCTCGGGAAGGCCGCCTCCCGGAAAGGGTTCCTCGGCATGGCGGCCTACGCCTTCGAACGGTCCGCGCGGTCCGGGGGGAAGCGATCCCGCGAGGCGGCGGAGGGGTTGTACCGCCTCGAGAAGATCACCGCCGCGCGGCCCAAGATCGTCGGACTGGCGCCGCTGTCGGGAAAGCTCGCCGACATCGGGTTCTCGGTCCTCTCCGGTGCCGAGGTGGCGCTCGGCCCCGACCACCGGTACGAACCGAACGGACACGCCCCGGTGGTCCGTTGGGTCGACACCGCCGGCCAACCGGAGAAGGCGCGGAAGGAGTTCTCCGCCGCGGCGGCCGACCGGACGGTGATCGGGATCCTGGGGCCGCTCACAGGGGAGGAAGGGCGCTCGGTGGGAGCCGCGTTCGGCCCCAAGTCCCCCCCCACGCTCTATCTCGGCCAGAAGGCGATCCTGGAGAAGCCGTTTCTCTACGGCTTCGGGCTCTCCCCCGCGCAGGAGGCGCGCGCGGTCCTTGCCCACCTGGCGCGGAACGACGTGACGAACCTGCTCCTGCTCCATCCGGACAACGGCTACGGAAAGGGATTCTCCGACGCGGTGGCGTCCGCCGCCCGGGAGTCCGGGGTCCGGATCGCAAAGGTCCTCCCCTACTCCCCCGAGGCGCGCGATTTCACCGATCTCATCCGGAAGGCGGTCGGGAACGAGACCTTCCGGCGCCAGTCGAAGTCGAAGGAGAAGGGGAAGGCGATCCGGCTCGCGGTGGGCGGGATCGTGATCGCCGACCGGTGGGATCGCGTCTTCCTGCTCGCGTCCCAGCTCAATTACTACAACGTCTACCTTCCGCTGGCCGGGTTCTCCGGGTGGTACGACGAGGAGCTCCTCCGCAAGGCGGGAAGCGCCGTGGCCGGCGCGGTGTTCTCGGTGGACTACTCCGACGCGATCCCCGGCTCCCAGGGCGACCGGTTCCGGAAGGAGTTCCAGGAGGCGATGCGGTTCCCCCCGACCCGGTTCGAGGCGATGGGGTACGACGGCGCACTGTTCCTCTCCTCGGCGTACTCCACGGAAAGCGTTCCCGGGAAGCCGGTCGGCGAGGCGATGCGGGAGCGGATCTCCCGGCTGAAGAATTTCGTCGGGGTGACGGGGACGTTCCTGTTCACGCCCGCGGGCGACATGCGGAGGAAGGTGTCGCTGCTGCGGGTGGACCT includes:
- a CDS encoding ATP-grasp domain-containing protein, whose product is MEEFIQGSIFSFDGLTDRDGNIVFFTAHAYSQGIMETVNEDNHVFYHSFREIPPDLEDAGRRTARAFDVRERFFHFEFFRADRDGGITALEVNMRPPGGLTTDMFNYAADIDIYREWARVVSGKPFSTAWSRAWHVAYIGRKWSKRYKRTHEEVLRSLGPLVCHHEEMNSIFRAAIGDYGYLVRSKEREEVLAAARLVHETA
- a CDS encoding ATP-grasp domain-containing protein, which translates into the protein MNFVYLSPHFPPNYYRFCVGLREEGVNVLGLADAPYDSLRPELRGALSEYYRVDDMNSYDALLRALGHFTHRHGKLDRIDSHNEYWLETEARLRTDFNLYGLREDRIADVKRKSAMKGIYRSAGVRVARGAVVRTLQEARRLVSETGYPVVAKPDVGVGAAATFKIRDDAGLAAFFASKPPSDYIVEEFIQGDILSFDGLADRDGNIVFFTAHAYSQGIMETVNEDNHVFYYSLREIPADLEEAGRRTAKAFDVRERFFHFEFFRAGRDGGITALEVNMRPPGGLTTDMFNYAADIDIYREWARVVAGKPFSTAWSRAAPSSAPSRRRGSWPPKRGTRWSPSPTWAWVPRRRSRSATTRGSSLSSRRNRLRTTSWRSSSRGAYSPSTG
- a CDS encoding DUF192 domain-containing protein, with translation MYRVVNRTRGTVLGTRVREARTFTSRLGGLLGSRGLSPGEGVWIAPCRCVHTVGMRFPIDVAFVDGRGAVIGVSGALPPNRISRFVRGARGALELPAGTLAETGTGIGDVLAFVEPGLP
- the hrcA gene encoding heat-inducible transcription repressor HrcA, translated to MDERATQVLRYIVEDYIATAEPVGSRTISKKMGQALSPATIRNIMADLEEMGFLAQPHTSAGRVPTPAGFRYYIDHLLMLQNVAKGEVDQLNLAAGEGSAPADELVRQVSRLLANLTHQASVVIVSRPDQQRLRSVNLMRAAVDKILLVAVMEGGWVQHRLIEGEADLTGDELEKINAYLNGIAEGLTLPQLRARILTELQKERARYDRVMRRALTMGARALADSGPGEVFVEGRANILDQPEFAEDVQRLKRILRAFEEKSVIFRLLDRAMDRQAIQVSIGSENPVEDLGDVSVVASGYRQGASAVGSIGLIGPVRMDYSRVIPLVKYTASLLTTMFGQR
- a CDS encoding nucleotide exchange factor GrpE, coding for MEDRDKEIPSVAPAPEGEPGAAGGESAAGPADTVPEGTDEATELKVRLAYLAAEFDNFRKRAAREREAQAAFGNERLLGAVLPFLDNLERAMGQVGASTEAVLSGVRMTYDQFLAELRKFGLEPFSSEGEPFDPGRHEAIARVPLAGKADGTVLSETRKGYLLNGRLLRPAQVAVAVAPSAEGPGGESDGPEN
- the dnaJ gene encoding molecular chaperone DnaJ, which gives rise to MASRRDYYEILGVSRDSSPEDIKKAYRQQALQNHPDRNPGDKSAEERFKEANEAYSILSDPEKRTQYDRFGHAGPSGQGFGDFSGFGVEDIINDFFGGIFGGGGGERVRRGADLRYNLTVSFNEAVFGGEKEIVVPRTGACRECGGTGARKGTRPERCSGCNGRGQVTLQQGFFSIRRTCGRCGGTGQVVKDPCGPCAGSGHVRESRTLKVKIPPGVETGTRLKLRGEGEAAPAGAGAGDLYVVLTVQDHPFFVREGADLFCEVPITFPQAALGASIEVPTLSGKKDLAIPPGTPSGHDFVMRGEGVASLSTGRRGNLVIRVLIEVPKKLTRRQREVLSEYQQLSEESPGPISRSFFEKVKEIFG
- a CDS encoding ABC transporter substrate-binding protein — protein: MTRPRPARLAALLLLPVLLFPPAAASAEPPMPFIAGGDAVPVPRPGSRAAARTSPIVPFLQAEGDFSAGRREEALRRFLDLAYSAPDDERKGFVWMRIGELLLVRGDLDKALEAADKAVQLSRARYLSLSAVDLKLRIYRRMQWNNEARQMAGYLLDQKFVDANVSDLLSLMARADAVAGKVGSALALYRRAIGAASDPATAGRLAAERESFIDGASDIGALRQAGEAEEDPEARAHLFLVLGKAASRKGFLGMAAYAFERSARSGGKRSREAAEGLYRLEKITAARPKIVGLAPLSGKLADIGFSVLSGAEVALGPDHRYEPNGHAPVVRWVDTAGQPEKARKEFSAAAADRTVIGILGPLTGEEGRSVGAAFGPKSPPTLYLGQKAILEKPFLYGFGLSPAQEARAVLAHLARNDVTNLLLLHPDNGYGKGFSDAVASAARESGVRIAKVLPYSPEARDFTDLIRKAVGNETFRRQSKSKEKGKAIRLAVGGIVIADRWDRVFLLASQLNYYNVYLPLAGFSGWYDEELLRKAGSAVAGAVFSVDYSDAIPGSQGDRFRKEFQEAMRFPPTRFEAMGYDGALFLSSAYSTESVPGKPVGEAMRERISRLKNFVGVTGTFLFTPAGDMRRKVSLLRVDLGNFVPVPEQ